The Antricoccus suffuscus genome window below encodes:
- a CDS encoding CaiB/BaiF CoA transferase family protein translates to MTEPAPTSSRLGPEELVQTGALTGLRVVELGSTLMGPYCTMLLAQWGADVVKVEPPAGDPARYIGDLQRTGMGPFFLNANRGKRSVVLDLKMPDGARGLEELLSTCDIVVHTLRPDAATALGLDAASIVVRHPQCIAVALRGFGRGGPAAEEPAYDDIIQARSGVAALQGGHGEPTYVRSTLVDKVVALHGLAALLAALRQRDLTGRGMALEIPMFETMAAFNLVEQQGGLVFDPPTGPPGYRRTASSHRRPYATKDGSVAVMLYTDRHWRVFFDLIGRPELAKSPRYRTIRERTEHIDELYRLLAETLLERTSQEWIDLLGPHKIPIGSVNGLSDLVDDPQLIATDFFTAVEHPAAGSLRLPRLAGPTGANPPPARDWAPLLGADTEAVVGGSAAG, encoded by the coding sequence ATGACAGAGCCGGCTCCCACATCGAGTCGACTTGGTCCTGAGGAGCTCGTGCAGACCGGCGCTCTGACCGGCCTTCGCGTCGTCGAGCTCGGATCCACGCTGATGGGTCCGTACTGCACGATGCTGCTGGCTCAGTGGGGTGCCGACGTCGTGAAGGTCGAGCCACCGGCCGGTGACCCGGCTCGCTATATCGGTGACCTGCAGCGCACCGGAATGGGGCCGTTCTTCCTCAACGCCAACCGGGGAAAGCGGAGCGTCGTCCTGGACCTCAAGATGCCGGACGGCGCGAGAGGGCTGGAGGAGCTGCTGTCCACGTGCGACATCGTGGTCCACACGCTGCGACCCGATGCGGCGACCGCGCTCGGCCTCGACGCCGCGAGCATCGTCGTACGGCATCCGCAGTGCATTGCGGTCGCGCTGCGAGGGTTCGGGCGCGGCGGCCCGGCGGCCGAGGAGCCCGCCTACGACGACATCATCCAGGCGCGTAGCGGCGTGGCTGCACTGCAGGGCGGCCACGGCGAACCGACGTACGTCCGCAGCACGCTCGTGGACAAGGTCGTGGCGCTCCATGGTCTCGCCGCCCTGCTCGCGGCGCTGCGGCAGCGGGACCTGACCGGGCGCGGGATGGCGCTCGAGATCCCGATGTTCGAGACGATGGCTGCCTTCAATCTCGTCGAGCAGCAAGGTGGCCTCGTCTTCGACCCTCCGACGGGGCCGCCCGGCTACCGAAGGACCGCGTCGAGTCATCGCCGCCCCTACGCCACCAAGGACGGATCGGTCGCCGTCATGCTCTACACGGACCGCCATTGGCGAGTGTTCTTCGATCTCATCGGCCGACCCGAGTTGGCGAAGTCACCGCGCTACCGGACGATCCGCGAGCGTACCGAGCACATCGACGAGCTCTATCGTCTTCTCGCCGAGACGCTGCTCGAGCGCACGAGCCAGGAGTGGATCGACCTGCTCGGCCCTCACAAGATCCCGATCGGCTCCGTCAACGGGCTGAGCGACCTGGTCGACGATCCCCAGCTCATCGCCACCGACTTCTTCACTGCAGTCGAGCACCCGGCGGCCGGATCTTTGCGCCTCCCGCGATTGGCCGGGCCCACCGGCGCGAACCCGCCTCCCGCACGCGATTGGGCACCACTCCTCGGCGCCGACACTGAAGCCGTCGTCGGAGGTTCCGCGGCTGGCTGA
- a CDS encoding ABC transporter permease, translating to MSFNMTTAPAEVTTDDAESPQRRQSSAGGRHFARFSGVYVLIGFIVVYALWVPETFLTRITLQSILGDQAITGIITIGVVIGLAAGVFDLSFASNISLSGIICGVLIINHGWPIPAAIAVAIFSGVVVGLVNAFFVVKIGINSIVVTLGTSSLLAAVTSWLTNGTYLTGFPKGFTNIAIPKPLGIPILAVMLAVIALIGWYVLEHSPLGRRLQATGLGPEAARLAGVNTARMTVFALLAIAVTSSIAGVLIAAKINSATPDVGAAYLLPVIAGAMLGTTQIKPGRFSIAGTVLAIFLLATGVKGLQLAGGGQAWITSAFNGAALLLAVTFAALGERNVGGFWRRFRLRRRVSETASSETAESTR from the coding sequence ATGAGCTTCAATATGACCACTGCTCCCGCCGAGGTCACCACAGACGACGCGGAGTCCCCCCAGCGTCGCCAGAGCAGCGCCGGCGGCCGGCACTTCGCTCGCTTCAGCGGCGTCTACGTCCTCATCGGCTTCATCGTCGTCTACGCGTTGTGGGTCCCCGAAACGTTCCTCACCCGTATCACGCTGCAGAGCATTCTCGGCGACCAGGCGATCACCGGCATCATTACCATTGGTGTCGTCATCGGTCTCGCCGCAGGAGTCTTCGATCTGTCCTTCGCTAGCAACATCAGTTTGAGCGGCATCATCTGCGGCGTCCTGATCATCAACCACGGCTGGCCCATCCCGGCAGCGATCGCGGTCGCCATCTTCTCGGGTGTCGTGGTCGGGCTGGTGAATGCCTTCTTCGTCGTCAAGATCGGCATCAACAGCATCGTGGTCACACTCGGCACCAGCTCGCTGTTGGCAGCAGTGACCTCGTGGCTGACCAACGGTACCTATCTGACAGGGTTCCCGAAGGGCTTCACCAACATCGCGATCCCGAAGCCGCTGGGCATCCCGATCCTCGCCGTGATGCTCGCCGTGATCGCGCTCATCGGGTGGTATGTGCTGGAACACTCGCCGCTCGGCCGCCGACTGCAGGCCACGGGCCTCGGCCCCGAGGCCGCTCGCCTCGCAGGCGTGAACACTGCCCGCATGACTGTCTTCGCACTGCTCGCTATCGCCGTAACGTCGTCGATCGCGGGTGTCCTGATCGCCGCTAAGATCAACTCTGCAACTCCAGATGTCGGGGCCGCCTACCTGCTGCCCGTGATCGCCGGCGCCATGCTCGGCACCACCCAGATCAAGCCGGGACGATTCAGCATTGCCGGCACCGTGCTCGCCATCTTCCTCCTCGCTACGGGCGTCAAGGGTCTTCAGCTTGCGGGTGGCGGACAGGCCTGGATCACCAGCGCCTTCAACGGGGCGGCGCTGCTGCTTGCTGTCACTTTCGCCGCACTGGGCGAGCGGAACGTGGGTGGCTTCTGGCGTCGGTTCAGGCTTCGCAGGCGGGTGTCTGAGACCGCGTCCTCCGAAACTGCGGAGTCCACCCGATGA
- a CDS encoding sugar ABC transporter ATP-binding protein: protein MSQSSVGLSLRGMSKSFPGQRALAGVDLDILPGTVHALLGANGSGKSTLIKILAGYHSPDPGSTAYLNGEPLTLGSATAAHRAGLRFVHQDLGLIPDLNVIDNLALGSEYAGKWWLSGRREAAAARELVQMLMDGVDVRRPVRELSPAQKTILAIARTLRGTSSAAGLLVLDEPTATLPAHEVDVLFEVVRRVQATGTPVLYVTHRLDEVFQIADTVSVLRDGRHVFSSAVNQTTQRELVTHIAGRPLDELYPAPPTSAGAVLLTARGVSGRGVRDLDLDLHAGEILGVAGLDGSGRDELNRLLFGQQLPFAGQITIAGTPVTLGQPPASISAGVGYLPADRRLHSATPYMTLTENVTLPDLPSPSLRWISLRAEQRDVRTWLKRLEVSPAAPERQFSTLSGGNQQKTVLARWLRRGSRVLLLDEPTQGVDVGGKQAIYNALGQAARGGAALLITSSDAEELAEICATVLVMRDGRITARLSGPTLTTDAIVSASLTEGTPA from the coding sequence ATGTCGCAGTCCTCCGTCGGCCTGAGCCTGCGGGGCATGTCGAAGTCGTTCCCCGGCCAGCGCGCGCTGGCCGGGGTCGACCTCGACATCCTGCCGGGGACGGTCCACGCCTTGCTCGGAGCCAACGGCTCCGGCAAGTCCACCCTGATCAAGATCCTGGCCGGCTACCACTCCCCCGACCCAGGCAGTACGGCATACCTCAACGGCGAACCACTCACACTCGGTTCAGCAACAGCGGCGCACCGCGCCGGTCTGCGATTCGTCCACCAAGACCTCGGACTCATCCCGGATCTGAACGTCATTGACAACCTTGCACTGGGCAGCGAATACGCCGGCAAGTGGTGGCTGAGCGGACGTCGTGAGGCAGCCGCTGCCCGCGAACTGGTCCAGATGCTGATGGATGGCGTCGACGTTCGCCGCCCCGTCCGTGAGCTGTCCCCGGCGCAGAAGACGATCCTCGCGATCGCCCGTACGCTGCGCGGCACCTCATCGGCGGCTGGACTGCTCGTCCTCGATGAGCCGACCGCGACGCTGCCGGCCCACGAAGTCGACGTGCTCTTCGAGGTGGTGCGGCGGGTGCAAGCCACCGGCACGCCGGTTCTCTACGTCACGCACCGCCTGGACGAAGTCTTCCAGATCGCCGACACGGTTTCGGTGCTCCGTGACGGCCGCCATGTCTTCAGCAGCGCGGTCAACCAGACGACGCAGCGTGAGCTGGTCACCCATATCGCCGGCCGGCCGCTCGATGAGCTGTACCCGGCGCCCCCGACGAGCGCGGGCGCTGTGCTGCTGACGGCGCGAGGTGTGTCGGGTCGAGGGGTGCGTGACCTCGACTTGGATCTGCACGCCGGTGAGATCCTCGGTGTCGCGGGCCTGGACGGCTCAGGTCGTGACGAGCTCAACCGGCTGCTCTTCGGCCAGCAATTGCCGTTCGCAGGACAGATCACTATCGCCGGCACACCGGTCACGCTGGGCCAGCCTCCCGCGTCGATCTCCGCAGGCGTCGGGTATCTGCCGGCGGACCGACGGCTGCACAGCGCCACGCCCTACATGACCCTGACAGAGAACGTCACTTTGCCAGACCTCCCCTCCCCTTCACTTCGGTGGATAAGTCTCCGGGCCGAACAGCGCGACGTCCGGACGTGGCTTAAGCGCCTCGAAGTCTCGCCCGCGGCACCCGAGCGACAGTTCTCCACCCTTAGCGGCGGTAACCAGCAGAAGACCGTGCTGGCGCGTTGGTTGCGGCGCGGATCGCGCGTACTGCTTCTCGACGAGCCGACACAAGGCGTCGACGTCGGCGGCAAGCAGGCGATCTACAACGCACTCGGCCAGGCTGCCCGCGGGGGAGCGGCGCTGCTGATCACGTCCAGTGACGCCGAGGAGCTTGCCGAGATCTGCGCCACGGTCCTCGTCATGCGAGATGGCCGCATCACCGCCCGCTTGTCAGGGCCAACCCTGACCACCGATGCCATCGTCTCCGCCAGCCTGACCGAAGGAACCCCAGCATGA
- a CDS encoding sugar ABC transporter substrate-binding protein, whose translation MRLFKPAVVVAVFGLGMLSACGNSDGASDGATGSSTAPSTGSSGPAATALAALKPYLDDNPSLDLTPLTAKPASGKKITYVSCALAACNDWADTLKEGAAKLGWTVKIVNGGNTPDVITSTWTSIAQNPGDAVIANSLLPDSAIADQLDTLKSKKIPVIELNGPNIPGGAVIAKLGSDEQNRLEGKILADWVISDSDGKGKAAYFNEPSYPDLKAPQEGFTGELKKVCPDCSSETQTFSAADIGKAVPSQVVSYVQSHPDVTYIVFPVGDATAGVPQALAAAGLTDKVKLLTGRSGSLSITAIGSGGQAAATVGASGIPQYMSLDLLAHYWQDGKVAESQPLGILHLVTKDNAPANGKVFSIPDYQNQYYKAWLIS comes from the coding sequence ATGAGACTCTTCAAACCAGCAGTCGTGGTCGCCGTGTTCGGCCTCGGCATGCTGTCCGCGTGCGGCAACTCCGACGGTGCCAGCGACGGGGCGACCGGGTCCTCCACAGCGCCGAGCACGGGCTCGTCCGGCCCCGCCGCCACGGCGCTCGCCGCGCTCAAGCCGTACCTCGACGACAACCCGTCCCTCGACCTGACGCCACTGACGGCCAAGCCGGCCTCAGGCAAGAAGATCACCTACGTGTCCTGCGCACTCGCAGCCTGCAACGACTGGGCCGACACGCTCAAGGAGGGCGCGGCCAAGCTGGGGTGGACCGTCAAGATCGTCAATGGCGGCAACACCCCTGACGTCATCACTTCGACCTGGACTTCGATCGCACAGAATCCGGGTGACGCCGTGATCGCGAACTCCCTCCTTCCGGACTCGGCCATCGCCGACCAGCTCGACACCCTCAAGTCGAAGAAAATTCCGGTCATCGAGCTCAACGGCCCCAACATCCCTGGTGGCGCCGTGATCGCCAAGCTCGGGTCGGACGAGCAGAACCGTCTCGAGGGCAAGATCCTCGCCGACTGGGTGATCTCGGACTCCGACGGCAAGGGCAAGGCCGCGTACTTCAACGAGCCGTCGTACCCGGACCTGAAGGCACCGCAGGAGGGTTTCACCGGCGAACTCAAGAAGGTCTGCCCGGACTGCTCCTCCGAGACCCAGACCTTCTCAGCCGCCGACATCGGCAAGGCTGTGCCGTCGCAGGTTGTCAGCTATGTGCAGAGTCACCCGGACGTGACCTACATCGTGTTCCCGGTCGGCGATGCGACCGCTGGTGTCCCGCAGGCGCTGGCCGCGGCCGGCCTGACCGACAAGGTCAAGCTGCTCACAGGACGTTCTGGCAGCCTCAGCATCACCGCGATCGGAAGCGGCGGTCAGGCGGCCGCGACCGTAGGCGCCAGCGGCATCCCGCAGTACATGTCGCTCGACCTGCTCGCGCACTACTGGCAGGACGGCAAGGTCGCTGAGTCGCAGCCGCTGGGCATCCTGCACCTCGTTACCAAGGACAATGCCCCCGCCAACGGCAAAGTGTTCAGCATTCCGGACTACCAGAACCAGTACTACAAGGCCTGGCTGATCAGCTGA
- a CDS encoding enoyl-CoA hydratase/isomerase family protein → MTDFTLDIDLRSDHVATIAFGRGANNFFDVRLISAIADALDGLAADGSARAVVLTGMGQHFCAGADLARGPGDVEDTVGGSEGPHLYDAAVRLFEQPLPLVAAVQGAAIGGGLGLALACDFRIASPDARFSAPFARLGVHNGFGTSVTLPLAVGHQKAIELLYTGRRVKATEAAAIGLVDILANEGTSLAGAHALAREIAASAPLAVQSMRVTMRGHLANAVRAATEREKTEQAIHFATGDAAEGIRADRERRAPVFLGR, encoded by the coding sequence GTGACTGACTTCACCCTTGATATCGACCTCCGTTCTGACCATGTGGCGACGATCGCGTTCGGCCGCGGTGCCAACAACTTCTTCGATGTGCGGCTGATCTCTGCGATCGCTGATGCGCTTGATGGGCTTGCTGCAGATGGCAGTGCCCGTGCGGTCGTGCTGACCGGGATGGGTCAGCACTTCTGTGCAGGTGCTGACCTGGCCAGGGGGCCGGGCGACGTCGAAGACACAGTCGGCGGGTCCGAAGGCCCGCATCTGTACGACGCAGCGGTGCGCCTTTTCGAGCAGCCGCTGCCTTTGGTGGCGGCTGTTCAAGGTGCAGCCATCGGCGGCGGGCTCGGGCTAGCGCTGGCCTGCGACTTCCGGATCGCCTCACCGGATGCGCGCTTCTCCGCACCCTTTGCGCGGCTCGGGGTCCACAACGGCTTCGGCACGTCGGTGACGTTGCCGCTGGCCGTCGGGCATCAGAAGGCCATCGAGCTGCTCTATACCGGCCGTCGCGTCAAGGCTACAGAAGCGGCAGCGATCGGATTGGTCGACATCCTTGCCAATGAGGGAACTTCGCTTGCCGGCGCGCATGCGCTTGCCCGCGAGATCGCCGCCTCCGCCCCGCTGGCGGTCCAGTCGATGCGGGTCACGATGCGGGGCCACCTTGCCAATGCCGTCCGGGCTGCGACCGAGCGCGAAAAGACCGAGCAGGCCATCCACTTCGCAACCGGCGACGCGGCTGAAGGGATCCGCGCAGACCGCGAGCGCCGGGCCCCAGTCTTCCTCGGCCGTTAA
- a CDS encoding aldehyde dehydrogenase yields MSTLSPGPSTPDRFFIGGEWVAASGSTTFDVVNPTTEEPLYQVAQAQAADIDRAVTAARTAFDEGPWPRMTPVERGEYIRALAAGLAQRVPAIASIWSSEMGILHPVAQYLSMSAAGTYNMYADMASEFQFIERHTPTSGGKVGLLVREPVGVVGAIIPWNGPVALTALKVAPALLAGCTVVVKSSPEAPGAGNVLAEVAEQVGLPAGVLNVVTADREKSELLVRDPRVDKISFTGSTVAGRRIASILGERIGRYTLELGGKSAAIVLDDADLGSVATSLAGGVVVMSGQACAALTRVVISRSRHDDLVDALAAIFSAIQVGDPFDASTHMGPLAMERQLARVKDYIASGKAEGARLASGGGRPETLDRGFFVEPTLFANVSNSSTIAREEIFGPVLSVIPADDEADAIRIANDSIFGLNSAVYTPDAERALHVARQIRSGTVGHNGNRSDFGIAFGGFKQSGVGREGGREGLLPYLETKTVVLDSEPAGIPPLPGS; encoded by the coding sequence TTGAGCACCTTGAGCCCCGGACCGTCGACTCCCGACCGGTTCTTCATTGGAGGTGAATGGGTCGCGGCATCCGGGTCGACCACGTTCGACGTCGTAAATCCCACGACCGAGGAGCCGCTGTACCAGGTCGCGCAGGCGCAGGCGGCCGATATCGACCGTGCGGTCACTGCCGCCCGCACCGCCTTCGACGAGGGCCCGTGGCCGCGGATGACGCCGGTCGAGCGTGGCGAGTACATCCGTGCTTTGGCCGCAGGTCTCGCCCAGCGTGTCCCGGCGATCGCGAGCATCTGGTCGAGCGAGATGGGCATTCTGCACCCGGTCGCGCAGTACCTCTCCATGAGTGCGGCAGGCACCTACAACATGTACGCCGACATGGCGAGCGAATTCCAGTTCATCGAGAGGCACACGCCGACCAGTGGGGGGAAGGTCGGCCTGCTCGTGCGCGAGCCGGTCGGCGTGGTGGGCGCGATCATTCCGTGGAACGGCCCGGTCGCACTCACCGCTCTCAAGGTTGCCCCGGCCCTACTCGCAGGCTGCACGGTCGTCGTGAAGTCATCTCCGGAGGCGCCGGGCGCCGGCAACGTCCTGGCCGAGGTCGCCGAGCAGGTCGGTTTGCCCGCCGGCGTTCTCAATGTCGTGACGGCGGACCGCGAAAAATCGGAGCTGCTCGTGCGCGACCCGCGGGTCGACAAGATCAGCTTCACCGGCTCCACGGTCGCTGGACGCCGCATCGCCTCGATCCTGGGCGAGCGGATCGGCCGGTACACGCTCGAACTCGGGGGAAAGTCCGCCGCGATCGTGCTCGACGACGCCGATCTCGGCAGCGTTGCCACGTCCCTGGCTGGCGGGGTCGTCGTCATGAGCGGCCAGGCGTGCGCCGCGCTTACCCGCGTTGTTATCAGCAGGTCCCGTCACGATGACCTCGTGGACGCGCTCGCCGCGATATTCTCCGCCATCCAGGTCGGCGACCCGTTCGACGCCAGCACGCACATGGGGCCGCTCGCGATGGAACGCCAGCTTGCGCGCGTCAAGGACTACATCGCGTCGGGCAAAGCCGAAGGCGCGCGGCTCGCCTCCGGCGGTGGCCGCCCCGAGACACTCGACCGAGGCTTCTTCGTTGAACCGACCCTCTTTGCGAACGTGTCGAACTCCTCGACGATCGCACGCGAGGAGATCTTTGGTCCGGTTCTGTCGGTCATTCCCGCCGACGACGAGGCCGACGCCATCCGAATCGCGAACGACAGCATCTTCGGTCTCAACTCGGCCGTCTACACCCCTGATGCCGAACGCGCCTTGCACGTCGCCCGGCAGATTCGCTCGGGCACGGTCGGGCACAACGGAAACCGCTCTGACTTCGGCATCGCCTTCGGTGGTTTCAAACAGTCGGGTGTCGGGCGCGAGGGCGGTCGGGAGGGCCTGCTGCCCTACCTGGAGACCAAGACCGTGGTGCTCGACAGCGAGCCCGCCGGCATCCCCCCGCTTCCCGGCAGCTGA